Genomic segment of Verrucomicrobiota bacterium:
GTCGCACCCTTGCGGACGACGGGCCGGGCGTCGGGCGCATCCCTGAGCTCGCCGGGCATGTCGAGGATTTCGAAGACCCGGCGCGCGGCTGCGCCCGCGGTGGCGACGGTGGCGCCGACATGCGCGAGCTGGTTTACGGGCTCGTAGAGCTGCGCGAGATACGCGAGGAAGACGAGGAGCTGGCCGACGGTCAGGTTGCCCGCGAGCACCTGGCGCGCGCCAACCCACGTGATGAGCGCGATGCCCACGCCGAAGATGGCCGCGACCGCAAGCCCGTAGGAGACCTCCCAGCCGTGCTGGGCAAGGCGGCGTTCCTGCGCGTTGAACGTCCGCGTGCGGAACTCGCGCGCCTGCAGTTCCTCGAGCGTGTAACCCTGCGTGAGCGGCATGGCGGCAAGCCCCTGCTGCACCGCGCTGGTGACTTCGCTGTCGGCCTGTTGCGCCTCGGCGCCGCGCGCGGCCATGTGCGGGCCGATCTTGCGCATCACATAATACAGCACCGGCCCGATGAGCACCGCGATGAGCGTGAGCAGCGTGTTCGTGCGCAGCATCACCGCCAGCATCAGCGCCAGCGTGAGCGCCGCGCCCGCGGTCGTCACCACGCCTTGCTGGAACAGCGTCTGAAACGAATAGGTGTCCCATGACGCGCGCTGGATCAGGTCGCCGCTCTTGGAGCCGGAGTGAAACCGCAGCGAGAGCCGGTGCAGCGCGGTGAACATCTCCTCCCGCACGCGCCGGAGGCCCGCGAGTCCGACGCGGATCGAGGCGAAGTGCGCCGCCGCCGCCACCGCGCCCTGGGAAAAATGCACCAGCACCACCGCGGCCGCGAGCAGCGCGATGAGCCCCTCGCGGCTGGTGACGACGCCGAACGGGCCGAAGTCGAACCGCGGGTTCACGGACGCGTCGAGCACCTCGTCCACGATGAACGCGAGGGGCCAGGGCTTGAGCAGGTTGAGCAGCACGCCGCCCGTGAGCAGCAGGAGCACCTGCCTGATCGCCCGCACATCGGGCTCGAAAAACCGCCAGGATCGCACAACCAAATCCATCGCGCTGCGCAGTGTAGGGGCGGCGGTTGCGCGGGCAATCTGTTTCACGGCCCGCTGCGTCGATGTTTGAGACGGAACCCGCGCCCGCCGCCGCCAACCTCGGCGAACCGGTGAAGGAGGACATCGCCCTCGGCGTGGACAGCCGGCCGCCCGCGGGCAGGTCGAACAGCGGCGTCCTGCTCACGCTCGCGTCCGGCCGCGCGGTCTTCACCGCTGCGCCGGTCGCTTCGATTCATTTGCCGCAGAATTGTCCTGAACACGTTTGCTTTTCGATGGCGTCCATGTAGAAGAACGGAAGCACACCCACGGCATGATCCCGCCTGAATTGCTCGCGCGACTGGAGCCGGTGGCGCGTCGCCATCGCCGGCTGCAACTGCGGCGGGAACTCGCGCTTTGCTACGGCATCGCGGCCATCGCGGGCCTCGGGCTCATCGGCCTGCACGGGCTCACGGGCTTCTGGTCCACGGCGCTGGTGCGGCTGCTCGGCGCCGCGGCGTTCGCGGCCGCGATCTTTGTATGGTGGCGCTGGCGTCAGCAACCCGTGGACTGGCATTGGGTCGCAGGCGAGATCGAGGCGCGCCACCCGGAGTTGAACACGCTCCTGCTCGCCGCGCTCGAGCAGCAGCCGCAACCGGACGGCAGCTTCAACTTCCTCCAGCAACGCGTCGTCTCCCAGGCGCTTGAGCACAGCCGGAAAAAACGGTGGACCGACGGCGTGCCCGGCGGCCAGCTCGTGCGCGCGCAGGCGGTTCACCTCGGCACGCTCGCGTGCCTGCTGCTCGTGGTGTTTGGCCTGCGCAGTTCCGCCGAGAAAGCCGCGGTGCAAAAGGCCATCGAGGCCGTCGGCGTGCAAATCACCCCCGGCGACGCATCGCTCGAAAAAGGCCAGTCGCTCATCATCTTCGCGCGCTTCGCCGGCCCGCTGCCCGCGGGCGTGGATCTCGTGCTCGCCGGCACGCCTGACGGCGGGCGCACCCAGCCGCTCGTCAAGAGCCTCGATGATCCCGTCTTTGGCGGCAGCGTGTCCGAGGCGCAATCCGACTTCACGTATCGCATCGAATACTCCGGCCAGCGCTCGCGCGATTTCAAGGTGAAGGTCTTCGAGCATCCGAAACTCGAACGCGCCGACGCCGACCTCGCGTATCCGGCCTACACGGGACTGCCTGCGCGCCGGATTGAAAACACCAGGCGCCTCACCGCGGTCGAGGGCACGAAGGTCCAGCTCGCGTTTCAGTTCAACAAGCCCGTCGCGCGGGCGCAACTCGTCGCGCGGGACCAGTCCGCCATCCCGCTCGACATCGTGACCAACAGGCCCGCCGCGTTGCTGAAGGACTTTGCGATCGAGGAGAGCAAAACCTACGACCTGCAACTGGTGGACGCCGACGGCCGCACGAACAAGGTGCCGGCGCACTTCGTCTTCGAGGCGCTCAAGAACCGCCAGCCCGAGCTCAAGCTCACCGCGCCGCGCGGCGACCAGCGCGTCTCGGCGATCGAGGAGATCACCTTCAGCGGCGAGGCGTGGGACGACTTCGGGCTGCGCGCCTACGGGCTCGGCTTCATGATCGGCGGAGGCGATGCGCAGTTCATGCAACTCGGCGACGACGCCAGGCCGGGCGAGAAGCGGCCGTTCTCCCACGTGCTGCCGCTCGAGCCGATGCGGCTCGCGCCCGACGAACTCATCGCCTACTTCATCTGGGCCGACGACACCGGGCCCGACGGCGAGGTCCGCCGCACCGCAAGCGACATGTATTTCGCCGAGGTGCGGCCATTCGAGGAGATTTTCCGCGAAGCCGCGGGCGGCGACCAGGACCAGCAACCGCAACAACAACAGCAGGGCCAGCCACAGGGCGGGCAAGGGGAGCGCCTCGCCGAACTGCAGAAGCAGATCATCAGCGCGACCTGGAAACTCCAGCGCCAGGCCGCGGGCATCAAAGCTCCGGCCGCGAAGGGAAAGTCCTCGTTTGAATAGCGACCGCGACGCCTTACACACTCACCACAAGCCATGAAACCACGCCTGCTCGCCATCGCGCTCACGAGCGCAGTCTTCGCCACCGCTGTCGTCGTCGCGCAGGAGCGCCGCGCCGCGCCGCCCACGAGACCCTCGCCCGCCGTAAAGCCCACCGGCAATTACAAGGAGGACGCCGCCGTCGTCCACGAGGCGCAGCAGAAGGCCCTCGAATTGGCGCAGGTCCTCGCGGGAAAGGCGCAGGACCCCAAGGCGCAGGCCGCCGTCAGCGCCGCCATCGCCGAGATGGAGCGCGCCATCAAGCTGCTCGACGAGGCCAAGGACAATCCGACGAAGCTCACCGCAGCCGTCGCCGCCGAGCAGGCCGCGTATGCGCACCTGCTCAAGCTCGCCCCGCGCGAAATCAACGTCTCGCAAAAGAAAGGCCAGAAGGGCCAGCAAAGCGGCAGCCAGCAATCCCGCCAGCGCCAGCTCGACCAGCTCGACCTCAAGATGAGCGAGAACAAATACGAGCAGCAACGCCTCGCGCAGGACGCCAAGCAATCGCCCGAGCAGCGCGAGCAGTTGCAGGTGCTCAACCGCCTGCAGGAACTCGCGCGCCGCCAGCAGGACTTGAACGAGCGGCTCAAGGAACTCCAGACCGCGTTGCAAGAGGCCAAGTCCGAGCAGGAGACGGAGGACATCCGCCGCCGGCTCAAGCGCCTCCAGGAGGAGGAGCAGAAGATGCTCGCCGACGTGGATGAACTCCGCCAGCGCATGGACCGGCAGGAAAACCAGTCCAAGATGCAGCAGGAGAGCAAGCAACTCGACCAGACGCGGCAGGACGTGCAGCGCGCCGCCGAGGCCATGCAGAAGGGCAACGTGCAACAGGCGCTCGCCTCCGGCACACGCGCCGAGCGCGACCTCGAGAAGATGCGCGACGAGATGCGGAAGAAAACTTCCAACGCCTTCTCCGAGGAGATGCGCCAGATGCGCCTTGAGGCCCGCGAGCTCGCGCAAAAGCAGGAGCAAATCGGCCGGCAACTCGACCAGCTCACCGACAACAACCGCAGGAAATCCCTCACCGACACCGGCGAGAAACAGGAGCTCGTGAAACAATTCCAGGAACAGAAACAGCACCTCACAAACCTCGTGGACCGCGCGAAGGAAATCAGCGAGCGCGCCGAGCAGGCCGAGCCGCTCCTCCACAAGCAGCTTTACGACGCCGTCCGCAAGAACGCCCAGGCCGACGCCGCGAACCTTCGCGGCATGACCGAGGAACTCCTGCAACGCGGCAAGATGCTCCGGCCCGTTTACGAACTGCTCGAGAAGAACAAGAACACCGAGCCGGGCACCGGGCTCGAGATCGCCGCCGAGTTGATGAAGAACGGTTTCCTGCCCGAGACAAAGAACATCGAGGAGCGCAGCCGGCGGAGCATTGACGAGTTCAAGCGCGGCGTGGAGCGCGCCGCCGAGAGCGTGCTCGGCGACGAAGCCGAGGCCCTCCGCATGGCCCGCAAGGAAGTCGAGGCCCTCGCAGAAGCCGTCCGGCGCGAACTGGCGCAGGCCGAGCCGCAAGGCGAAGAGGCGCAGGCCGGCAAGCCGCCGGGCAAACAGGCGGGCCAGCCGTCCGAGTCCGGGCCGAAAGGCCAGCCCGGCGGGAAATCCGGCGAACCCAAACCCGGCGCGGGCAAGCCGGGCGAACCGAAGCAAGGCGAAGGCAAACAGGCCGACCCGAAACAGGGTGAAGGCAAACAAGGCGACGGTCAGCCCGGTGAGCCGCAGCCCGGCCAGGGAAATCAGGGGCAGGGGAAGCAAGGCGAGGGCAAGCAGGGCGATC
This window contains:
- a CDS encoding ABC transporter ATP-binding protein — encoded protein: MDLVVRSWRFFEPDVRAIRQVLLLLTGGVLLNLLKPWPLAFIVDEVLDASVNPRFDFGPFGVVTSREGLIALLAAAVVLVHFSQGAVAAAAHFASIRVGLAGLRRVREEMFTALHRLSLRFHSGSKSGDLIQRASWDTYSFQTLFQQGVVTTAGAALTLALMLAVMLRTNTLLTLIAVLIGPVLYYVMRKIGPHMAARGAEAQQADSEVTSAVQQGLAAMPLTQGYTLEELQAREFRTRTFNAQERRLAQHGWEVSYGLAVAAIFGVGIALITWVGARQVLAGNLTVGQLLVFLAYLAQLYEPVNQLAHVGATVATAGAAARRVFEILDMPGELRDAPDARPVVRKGATAFAGISRTLSQTAHLTKDSFIVTGGIEFDRVTFAFDAKPVLQDVSFTVRPGESVAITGPSGAGKTTLLNLVPRFFDPARGHVKLDGADLRSLVLKDLRSHVAVVMQEPFLLPTTIYENIACGRPGATRDEVIAAAQAANAHLFIEAMPARYHTPVGEGAIKLSVGERQRINLARAFLKDAPVLLLDEPTSALDAESEALVVEALHTLMANRTTLLVAHRLPTIKRVNRVIVLEGGRVTENGTPEELRRTGGYYARVVSGQTALE